The following coding sequences lie in one Arachis hypogaea cultivar Tifrunner chromosome 9, arahy.Tifrunner.gnm2.J5K5, whole genome shotgun sequence genomic window:
- the LOC140175021 gene encoding uncharacterized protein produces the protein MAEQPPPSPSELLRMVTELRQVVAEENQRMANQIANLNNTQIENDDRQERTEEAEQQSGPTHVSDTARQEEEQPEHNENTQKNIEKDDQESSPGPFTAEVMNFVLPRRFTLPTTLTPYDGLGDPKKYIKKFTSIMIVNGASDKVLCRCFPSYLDGPALDWFCSLPAGSISRFRDISKPFEEHFAGSAVYLHDSDYLNTVKQGQHESLKDYMTRFTKIAMSIPDLHPEVELHAIKSGLRPGKFQETIAVAKPKTMAEFREKAKGQIDVEELRQARKTERPYYKDDDKPRDNKKNFKPVPRYETYTKFNTKRDDIIKEILNSKLIKPPRKAGNYPDSKGTDRSKYCSFHQKHGHNTDDCIIAKDLLERLARQGHLDKFINGQMHRRAPAPGDQSSATQHNRDRDRPNNNHPELPTRTINCISGGFAGGGATSSARKRSYRAILSINADQNQHQSPPTSPHITFQTADHNNSITNLDDPVVISLQLGDLLIKKVLLDPGSSADVLFYSTFQKMKLSDNIIRPSTGDLVGFSGERVPVLGSVWFQTTLGKFPSSKTSDIQYLVVDCFSPYNIILGRPFLNRFGAIVSTIHLCVKFPLQDNTIATIHSDAKEARECYNNSLKIPHRNTKAQVHNIGNTNNQHALADLDPRAGALERPTPTEDLHKIYFTESKDKFTYVGSTLSSEEKSSFQTFLQQNADLFAWTPADMPGIDPSIISHKLALDSSIRPVAQKKRNLGHDRKQASLEETKKLINAGFIREIRFTTWLANVVMVKKHNVDNASGFEKLSFMDAYSGYNQIQMHPSDQDKTAFITEYGNYCYKVMPFGLKNAGATYQRLMDKIFAKQIGKNIEVYVDDMVAKTKIDNNHLEDLTEIFGQLRKFNMRLNPEKCAFGVQSGKFLGFMLTSREREKKQFPIYFTSKTLQNAELRYPSIEKLALALVFSARRLRPYFQSHEIHVRTDQPLRQVLQKPELAGRLVKWSVELSEFDITYESRTSIKSQFLADFIAEFSTPNTTEEYIEWSLYVDGSSNPHGCGAGIILDDGHGNVIEHSLNFSFKASNNQSEYEALIAGLRLAADLNITKLKVYCDSLLVVQQVNNLYQVKDPLLSKYLDVVHHLFSNFSKYELHHIPRESNGRADILSKLASTQPNRSSLYQSTLLKPSIELSHVLSVTQEADWRSPYIQYLQTGILPGDVGNTRQFRRQASFFTIYNNCLYKRGFSRPLLRCLCRTEAELALAEAHEGICGTHLGARSLYSKILRAGLYWPTIKKDCHTKVKSCDHCQKHSPITHLPAELLHCSEVSWPFNRWGIDILGPFPTAARQVKFLVVAIDYFSKWIEAQPLAKITSQQMLSFVWKYIICRFGIPRHIITDNGRQFADQKFTSFLQNLKIKQHFSSVEHPQTNGLAEAANKVILHALRKKLDDAKGLWADLIPEIIWGYNTTTHSTTKETPFRLVYGSDAMIPVEISQSSLRTDLADLTTQDSTRQTELDLIEEIRSSAAIKHLAMQQRIARRYNQKLQPRSFQVHDLVLRKTEQARKQTAHGKLAANWEGPYRISEVIGNGAYRLQTLEGKDLPNTWNVSSLKLYYS, from the exons ATGGCTGAACAACCTCCACCCTCGCCATCCGAATTGCTCCGGATGGTGACCGAGTTGCGGCAAGTCGTGGCTGAGGAGAACCAAAGAATGGCAAATCAAATCGCCAACTTAAATAACACTCAGATCGAAAACGATGACCGACAAGAAAGGACAGAAGAAGCCGAGCAGCAGTCAGGGCCAACACATGTCTCGGACACTGCTCGACAAGAAGAAGAACAGCCGGAACATAATGAAAATACTCAGAAAAACATCGAAAAAGACGATCAGGAAAGCTCCCCTGGACCATTCACGGCGGAGGTGATGAACTTCGTGCTGCCCCGAAGGTTTACTCTGCCGACCACCTTAACTCCGTACGACGGGTTGGGTGATCCGAAGAAATACATCAAAAAATTCACCTCCATAATGATAGTAAACGGTGCATCTGATAAAGTTTTGTGTCGTTGTTTCCCATCTTatttagacggtcctgcacttgattggttttgttctcTGCCTGCAGGTTCCATTTCCCGATTCCGAGACATATCAAAACCTTTTGAGGAGCATTTTGCTGGATCCGCTGTTTACCTCCACGACTCCGATTACCTGAACACGGTCAAGCAGGGCCAACATGAAAGTCTCAAGGACTACATGACGCGCTTCACAAAGATAGCTATGAGTATACCCGACCTCCACCCTGAGGTAGAACTACACGCCATCAAAAGTGGACTAAGACCAGGAAAGTTCCAAGAAACTATCGCTGTGGCCAAACCAAAAACAATGGCCGAATTCCGTGAAAAAGCCAAAGGACAGATTGACGTCGAAGAACTCCGACAAGCTCGGAAAACAGAAAGGCCTTACTATAAAGACGATGACAAACCACGGGACAACAAGAAGAATTTCAAACCAGTCCCACGGTACGAGACCTACACCAAATTCAACACCAAACGTGATGACATCATCAAGGAGATCTTGAATTCAAAGTTAATCAAGCCACCACGAAAAGCCGGTAATTACCCAGATTCAAAAGGCACTGACCGATCAAAATACTGCTCTTTTCACCAGAAGCACGGACATAATACCGACGACTGCATCATCGCTAAAGACCTGCTGGAGCGATTAGCTCGGCAAGGTCATTTAGACAAATTCATCAACGGCCAAATGCATCGACGCGCACCCGCTCCGGGGGACCAGAGCTCGGCTACACAACATAACCGAGACAGAGACCGCCCGAACAATAACCACCCCGAACTACCAACACGTACGATTAACTGTATTTCCGGAGGTTTCGCAGGTGGAGGAGCCACAAGCTCGGCAAGGAAGAGATCCTACCGAGCTATCCTTTCTATCAATGCAGATCAAAATCAACATCAGTCACCACCTACATCTCCACATATAACGTTCCAGACGGCCGACCATAACAACAGCATAACAAATCTGGATGATCCAGTCGTAATTTCCCTGCAGCTCGGAGATCTCCTCATTAAAAAGGTGTTACTCGACCCAGGCAGCAGCGCCGATGTCCTCTTTTACTCGACATTCCAGAAAATGAAACTGAGCGATAACATCATCCGACCTTCCACTGGTGACTTGGTAGGATTCTCAGGTGAGCGAGTCCCGGTTTTGGGCTCTGTGTGGTTTCAAACCACACTCGGTAAGTTCCCTTCATCAAAAACCTCGGATATTCAATACTTAGTTGTTGATTGTTTCAGTCCCTATAATATTATACTTGGCCGACCTTTCTTAAATAGGTTCGGCGCTATAgtatctacaattcatctttgCGTTAAGTTCCCTTTGCAGGACAACACAATTGCAACCATTCATAGTGACGCCAAAGAAGCCAGAGAGTGCTACAACAATAGCCTCAAAATACCTCACCGTAACACTAAAGCCCAGGTCCACAATATCGGCAACACGAACAACCAACACGCGCTTGCCGACCTTGACCCTCGTGCAGGAGCACTGGAAAGGCCGACCCCAACAGAAGACCTACACAAAATCTATTTCACAGAAAGCAAGGATAAGTTCACATACGTCGGATCCACGTTATCTTCAGAAGAAAAATCTTCATTCCAAACATTCTTACAACAGAATGCCGACCTATTTGCGTGGACCCCAGCTGATATGCCAGGCATTGATCCATCCATCATATCCCACAAGCTGGCACTAGATTCATCTATACGACCCGTTGCACAGAAAAAGAGAAATCTTGGGCACGATCGAAAGCAAGCTTCCCTAGAAGAAACCAAAAAGCTCATCAATGCAGGCTTCATCCGAGAAATCAGATTCACAACATGGCTGGCAAACGTCGTCATGGTTAAAAAACAtaacg TTGATAATGCCTCTGGTTTTGAAAAACTcagctttatggatgcatattctggttaCAACCAGATCCAAATGCATCCATCCGATCAAGACAAGACTGCATTTATTACTGAATATGGAAATTATTGTTATAAAGTCATGCCATTCGGccttaagaatgcaggtgcaacatatCAACGCCTGATGGACAAAATCTTCGCCAAACAAATCGGCAAGAACATTGAAGTCTACGTTGACGACATGGTCGCCAAAACAAAGATCGACAATAATCACCTTGAGGACCTCACGGAAATCTTCGGACAACTAAGAAAATTTAACATGCGGCTAAACCCTGAAAAGTGTGCATTCGGGGTTCAAAGTGGCaaattcctcggcttcatgcTCACTAGCCGAG AAAGGGAAAAGAAACAGTTCCCAATCTACTTCACAAGCAAGACCTTACAAAACGCCGAGCTTCGATACCCGAGCATCGAGAAACTAGCACTAGCCCTCGTCTTCTCAGCCAGAAGACTCCGGCCATACTTTCAGAGCCATGAGATTCATGTCAGAACAGATCAGCCTTTGCGACAAGTGCTGCAAAAGCCTGAGCTAGCTGGCCGACTAGTAAAATGGTCGGTGGAGCTCTCAGAGTTCGATATCACATACGAGAGCCGAAcatccatcaaatctcaatttttggccgactttatcgccgaATTCTCAACCCCCAATACAACTGAAGAGTACATCGAGTGGTCTTTATACGTCGACGGATCATCCAACCCACACGGATGCGGGGCAGGTATTATCCTAGATGATGGCCACGGCAACGTCATCGAACACTCCCTCAATTTCTCATTTAAAGCAAGCAACAATCAAAGCGAGTACGAAGCATTAATTGCCGGCCTTAGACTTGCAGCCGACCTTAACATCACCAAACTTAAGGTATATTGCGACTCTTTACTTGTTGTCCAACAGGTAAATAATCTATACCAAGTAAAAGACCCTTTGCTCTCAAAATATCTGGATGTTGTTCACCATCTATTCTCTAATTTCTCCAAATACGAACTACACCATATTCCAAGGGAGAGTAATGGCCGAGCCGACATTCTGTCTAAACTCGCCAGCACTCAACCAAACAGATCATCACTTTATCAATCAACACTACTTAAGCCGAGCATTGAACTAAGCCATGTCTTAAGTGTGACACAGGAAGCAGACTGGAGATCTCCATATATACAGTATCTCCAAACAGGAATCTTGCCAGGCGATGTCGGAAATACCCGACAATTCCGACGACAAGCCTCCTTTTTCACAATTTATAATAACTGCCTATACAAACGAGGTTTCTCTCGTCCACTGCTTAGATGTCTTTGCAGAACAGAAGCAGAGCTTGCGCTTGCTGAGGCACATGAGGGGATCTGTGGAACACACCTCGGAGCCCGAAGTCTGTATTCAAAAATCCTCAGAGCTGGATTATACTGGCCAACTATCAAGAAAGATTGTCACACAAAAGTAAAAAGCTGTGACCATTGCCAAAAACACAGCCCAATAACACATCTCCCGGCCGAACTCTTACACTGTTCCGAGGTTAGCTGGCCATTCAACAGATGGGGGATCGATATCCTCGGACCTTTCCCTACAGCCGCAAGACAGGTAAAATTCCTTGTAGTAGCAATTGATTATTTCTCCaagtggatagaagcacaacCTTTAGCCAAAATCACATCACAACAAATGCTTTCTTTTGTTTGGAAATACATTATCTGTCGATTCGGCATTCCTCGACACATTATCACCGATAATGGTCGCCAGTTTGCCGATCAAAAATTCACATCGTTTTTgcagaatttaaagatcaaacagcaCTTCTCATCAGTAGAGCACCCACAAACAAATGGGTTAGCCGAAGCCGCAAATAAAGTAATATTACATGCTTTAAGAAAGAAACTGGATGACGCAAAAGGTCTATGGGCAGACCTTATCCCAGAAATCATCTGGGGGTACAACACAACAACTCATTCAACTACAAAGGAGACACCTTTCCGCTTGGTCTACGGCTCAGACGCAATGATCCCCGTGGAGATCTCCCAATCCTCACTACGCACAGACTTGGCCGACCTAACTACCCAAGACTCAACTCGGCAAACAGAACTTGATCTCATTGAGGAAATCCGATCGTCCGCAGCAATAAAACATTTAGCAATGCAACAGCGCATTGCCCGTAGATATAACCAAAAGCTACAACCACGATCTTTCCAAGTTCACGACCTTGTGCTCAGAAAGACAGAACAAGCAAGGAAACAAACAGCGCATGGCAAACTGGCAGCAAATTGGGAAGGTCCTTACAGAATCTCAGAAGTGATCGGCAATGGAGCATATCGCCTACAAACATTAGAGGGTAAAGATCTACCTAACACGTGGAATGTATCTTCTTTAAAGTTATACTACAGCTAA
- the LOC112710053 gene encoding F-box/FBD/LRR-repeat protein At5g22660, protein MEMDRISFLPKAILHDILGRLPDKDAARTSVLSKSWSETWFSFPILSACSENFFSLARTLPIEHPLWLSKLDIFIGYVGKRLRRLCDQGLAVKELKLNLQYRLDRMHVSHHVDQWIQMAAENGVEVLELHLAASGCMDKWYNLPLCVAEAKTLTKLVLIGGIRLDPAFLKHSLKFFSMRTLSLSCILFGGEGIMEHFISHCPLIEHLTLEHLTLNFELYTFRTVWVKSLSLHGLQKLKGVDVKGIQEVYIDAPNLEDLSYRALATDGSFKLNLDSCTNLRCLSLCHLMSPDKWLLELLYKTPFLESLMLHNCCSSERINISGPQLKFFTLSHFYDNLKEVNIDAPNLLSCDYMGIDKPVISFQRISDQLEVNAHMHINHRHISRLREFFQNIKPQKVLASLSLFIFEPLSITESLGILRISSSPPSIKCVELCVLWDNEAPYFPFMNWLLSSCFPESISFSLRSYFKMKAFIVYFYEMLMGSKKGKCDCCSRSFKCWWHGLKVVKVTYLGRTYENVEDLKAMLDALPEFDAEEFITFGLEL, encoded by the exons ATGGAAATGGACCGAATATCTTTTCTGCCAAAAGCTATACTTCATGACATCCTCGGAAGGTTGCCCGACAAAGATGCTGCCAGGACTAGTGTTTTGTCAAAGTCGTGGAGCGAAACATGGTTTTCATTTCCCATATTGTCTGCTTGCAGCGAGAATTTTTTTAGTCTAGCAAGAACATTACCTATAGAACATCCTCTTTGGCTTAGCAAATTAGATATATTCATTGGCTATGTCGGTAAAAGATTGAGGAGGCTCTGTGACCAAGGCTTAGCGGTCAAAGAACTTAAGCTCAATTTGCAATATAGATTAGACCGTATGCATGTGTCCCACCATGTTGATCAATGGATACAGATGGCTGCTGAAAATGGTGTCGAAGTACTAGAGCTTCACCTCGCCGCCAGTGGCTGTATGGACAAGTGGTATAACCTTCCGCTTTGCGTTGCTGAAGCCAAGACACTTACTAAGTTGGTGTTGATTGGGGGAATCAGACTTGACCCAGCATTCCTAAAGCATTCGCTCAAGTTTTTCTCAATGAGAACATTGTCTTTGAGTTGTATACTTTTTGGAGGTGAAGGGATTATGGAGCATTTCATTTCGCATTGTCCTCTGATTGAACATTTAACTCTTGAACATTTAACTCTTAACTTTGAGTTGTATACTTTTAGGACCGTTTGGGTGAAATCGTTAAGCTTGCATGGTCTACAAAAGCTGAAGGGAGTTGATGTTAAAGGAATACAAGAGGTATATATTGATGCTCCAAATCTTGAGGACTTATCCTATCGTGCTCTTGCTACAGATGGGTCTTTCAAGCTGAATTTAGATAGTTGCACAAATTTGAGATGCTTGAGCTTGTGCCATTTGATGAGCCCAGACAAGTGGTTACTCGAACTATTGTACAAGACTCCTTTCCTTGAAAGTTTGATGTTGCATAATTGCTGTTCGTCTGAGAGAATTAATATTTCAGGTCCTCAACTCAAGTTCTTTACGTTATCACATTTCTATGATAACTTGAAGGAGGTCAACATTGATGCTCCTAATTTATTATCATGCGACTATATGGGAATCGACAAACCTGTTATATCTTTTCAGAGAATTTCTGATCAATTGGAAGTCAATGCTCATATGCACATTAATCATCGGCATATTTCTAGATTGAGGGAATTTTTCCAAAACATTAAACCCCAAAAGGTTCTGGCATCGCTGTCCCTTTTTATCTTTGAGCCACTTTCA ATTACAGAAAGCCTAGGTATATTGCGAATTTCATCCTCTCCTCCAAGTATTAAATGTGTGGAATTATGTGTTCTTTGGGATAATGAAGCTCCCTATTTCCCCTTTATGAATTGGTTGCTTTCAAGCTGCTTTCCAGAAAGTATCTCATTCAGCTTGCGGTCCTATTTTAAGATGAAGGCATTTATTGTG TATTTCTATGAGATGCTGATGGGCAGCAAGAAGGGCAAGTGCGATTGCTGTTCAAGGAGTTTTAAGTGTTGGTGGCATGGCTTGAAAGTTGTCAAGGTCACATACTTAGGAAGGACTTATGAAAATGTTGAAGATCTTAAGGCCATGTTAGATGCATTGCCAGAATTTGATGCTGAGGAATTTATTACTTTTGGCTTAGAGTTGTAA